The Acropora palmata chromosome 10, jaAcrPala1.3, whole genome shotgun sequence genome contains a region encoding:
- the LOC141894009 gene encoding uncharacterized protein LOC141894009, translating to MTAVWRPELLFHRLMLPDWLRKNKAVEWNYGALDEAASSELQLVIKQDSSDWENIFRILLIPKGQLDDDADITVKMKAGVVLPEPQQPRDPMSFMISDGDKSYGIQLLDPNNDYQTKGPYRAVEGESAKNKLNNPNVEVAATVSSTSTNNPDQFELSFKPSEYFGSAYCAIDDGHKIVALYSDSLKLSQGLWFELYRFKSTERYTINYIEITVYKDSKPPKSC from the coding sequence ATGACTGCTGTTTGGCGTCCTGAACTGCTCTTCCATCGTCTTATGCTCCCCGATTGGCTTCGGAAAAACAAAGCAGTGGAATGGAACTATGGCGCACTGGATGAAGCTGCGTCCAGCGAACTTCAATTAGTCATCAAACAGGACTCTTCCGACTGGGAAAACATCTTCCGCATTCTTCTGATCCCTAAGGGCCAGCTGGATGACGATGCGGACATCACAGTGAAGATGAAGGCGGGAGTGGTGCTGCCAGAACCGCAGCAGCCCCGTGATCCAATGTCCTTCATGATTTCCGATGGAGATAAGTCCTACGGAATTCAGCTTCTGGATCCAAACAATGATTACCAAACGAAAGGTCCGTACAGGGCGGTGGAGGGCGAATCAGCAAAGAACAAGTTGAACAACCCGAACGTGGAAGTCGCAGCAACCGTTAGTTCCACCTCAACGAACAACCCTGATCAGTTTGAGTTGTCATTCAAGCCGAGCGAGTACTTTGGGTCTGCCTATTGTGCTATAGATGACGGCCACAAGATTGTAGCACTATATTCCGATTCTCTGAAGCTGAGTCAGGGACTTTGGTTTGAGCTGTATCGCTTCAAAAGCACGGAGAGGTATACCATCAACTACATTGAAATTACCGTGTACAAGGATTCCAAACCGCCAAAGAGTTGCTAA